A single window of Granulicella cerasi DNA harbors:
- a CDS encoding Tex family protein, which produces MPDVTPLEPRFVSHIAQTLSLPDAGVRAVMALIDEGSTVPFIARYRKEATGNLDEVQIRDVAEKIEYFRELVQRRETVLSSIAEQGKLTDELKARIVATMDRSELEDLYLPYKPKRRTKATIAREKGLDPLATYMWAQTPAELDLVALAQSLVDPAKEVNTIEEALEGARHIVAEQISEDAEVRKAVRHVMFEEGTISARKMTDAKDEQEKFKMYYEYREPVKNIPSHRMLAVRRGEAENVLYWLIETDEPRMFALLRSRILHTDGDWTAHLNLAIEDCWKRLLNSSIQGEIRLELKRRSDAAAIEVFRDNLEHLLLAAPAGPIGVLGVDPGLRTGCKLAVVDETGKFLAEDVIYPHTGRTKEANDKLAVLMAKHNIRAIAIGNGTASRETDAFVSDFLKEKNLSEVFRVTVSEAGASVYSASDVARQEFPNLDLTVRGAISIARRLQDPLSELVKVDPKSIGVGQYQHDVDQRQLQQQLGATIESCVNRVGVDLNTASWTLLRYVAGISERIALNIVSYRDANGRFNSRAQLREVSGVGPKTFEQAAGFLRIRDGEQPLDNTAVHPESYGLVEEIARSLSTPVSDLIRNPAQLAGVKKDSFAVGSFTLNDILEELKKPGRDPRDKFVAPSFNESVREISDVNPGMVLEGVVTNVTKFGAFVDIGVHQDGLVHISEVSNKFIKDPSEVLKAGQIVKVKVLSADAKTKRISLSIKQLLAPSAPQGGGKKKGDFKPKAAPPALSMEDKLASLGSKWKTR; this is translated from the coding sequence ATGCCTGATGTAACCCCGCTCGAACCTCGCTTCGTTTCGCACATCGCCCAAACCCTCAGCCTGCCCGATGCTGGCGTTCGCGCCGTCATGGCGTTGATTGATGAAGGCTCTACCGTGCCGTTCATTGCGCGCTATCGCAAGGAAGCCACTGGCAACCTCGATGAAGTGCAGATCCGCGATGTCGCGGAGAAGATTGAGTACTTCCGCGAGCTCGTGCAGCGCCGCGAGACGGTGCTCTCGTCGATTGCCGAGCAGGGCAAGCTGACCGATGAGTTGAAGGCGCGCATCGTCGCGACGATGGACCGCAGCGAGCTCGAAGATCTCTACCTGCCGTACAAGCCGAAGCGCCGCACGAAGGCAACGATTGCGCGCGAGAAGGGCCTGGATCCGCTGGCGACGTACATGTGGGCGCAGACTCCGGCGGAGCTGGATCTTGTGGCGCTTGCGCAGTCGCTGGTCGATCCGGCGAAGGAAGTGAACACGATCGAGGAAGCGCTCGAGGGCGCGCGCCACATCGTCGCCGAGCAGATCAGCGAAGACGCTGAAGTGCGCAAGGCCGTGCGCCATGTGATGTTCGAGGAAGGCACGATCTCCGCGCGCAAGATGACCGACGCGAAAGACGAGCAGGAAAAGTTCAAGATGTACTACGAGTATCGCGAGCCGGTGAAGAACATCCCGTCGCACCGTATGCTCGCGGTGCGTCGTGGTGAAGCCGAGAACGTGTTGTACTGGCTGATCGAAACCGATGAGCCGCGCATGTTCGCGTTGCTGCGCTCGCGCATTCTGCACACGGATGGCGATTGGACCGCGCACCTCAACCTTGCGATTGAAGACTGCTGGAAGCGTCTGCTGAACTCGTCGATTCAGGGCGAGATTCGTCTGGAGTTGAAGCGTCGTTCGGACGCTGCGGCGATTGAAGTCTTCCGCGACAACCTCGAGCATCTGTTGCTCGCCGCGCCTGCGGGGCCCATCGGTGTGCTGGGCGTTGATCCTGGTTTGCGTACGGGCTGCAAGCTTGCAGTGGTCGATGAGACGGGCAAGTTCCTGGCGGAAGACGTGATCTATCCGCACACGGGCCGCACGAAGGAAGCCAACGACAAGCTTGCGGTGTTGATGGCGAAGCACAACATTCGCGCCATCGCGATTGGCAACGGCACGGCGTCGCGCGAGACAGATGCGTTCGTCAGCGACTTTCTCAAGGAGAAGAACCTGAGCGAGGTGTTCCGCGTGACGGTGTCGGAGGCGGGCGCCAGCGTGTACTCGGCGAGCGATGTGGCACGACAGGAGTTTCCGAACCTCGACCTTACGGTGCGTGGCGCGATCTCGATTGCGCGCCGCTTGCAGGACCCGCTGTCGGAGTTGGTGAAGGTCGATCCAAAGTCGATTGGCGTGGGGCAGTATCAGCACGACGTCGATCAGCGTCAGTTGCAGCAGCAGCTTGGAGCGACGATTGAAAGCTGCGTGAACCGTGTGGGTGTGGACCTCAACACCGCATCGTGGACGCTGCTGCGTTACGTCGCGGGCATCAGCGAGCGCATTGCGCTGAACATCGTGAGCTATCGCGATGCGAACGGCCGCTTCAACTCGCGTGCGCAGCTGCGCGAGGTGTCGGGCGTTGGGCCGAAGACCTTCGAGCAGGCTGCGGGCTTCTTGCGGATTCGCGATGGCGAGCAGCCGCTCGACAACACGGCGGTGCATCCGGAGTCGTATGGGTTGGTGGAAGAGATTGCGCGCTCGCTTTCGACGCCGGTGTCCGACCTGATTCGCAATCCGGCGCAGCTGGCGGGCGTGAAGAAGGATAGCTTCGCTGTGGGTTCGTTCACGCTGAACGACATCCTCGAAGAACTGAAGAAGCCGGGGCGTGATCCGCGCGATAAGTTCGTCGCGCCGAGCTTCAACGAGAGCGTACGCGAAATTTCGGATGTGAATCCCGGCATGGTGCTCGAAGGAGTGGTGACGAACGTGACGAAGTTCGGTGCGTTCGTCGACATCGGCGTGCATCAGGATGGTCTGGTGCATATCTCCGAGGTCTCGAACAAGTTCATCAAGGACCCGAGCGAGGTGCTGAAGGCGGGGCAGATCGTCAAGGTGAAGGTGCTGTCAGCAGACGCGAAGACGAAGCGCATTTCGCTTTCGATCAAGCAGCTGCTGGCGCCGTCGGCCCCGCAGGGCGGCGGAAAGAAGAAGGGCGATTTCAAGCCGAAGGCGGCCCCTCCGGCGTTGTCCATGGAAGACAAGCTCGCGAGCCTCGGCTCGAAGTGGAAGACGCGCTAG
- a CDS encoding NHL repeat-containing protein, translated as MDALSLSRLGRLSLFVCALAAVAPLTGCGVGAINSSSSAQALQVHGTIMGGNQPVAGATIHLYAAGKTGYASAATDLLTQTVTTDQFGMFNLTGLYTCGSATDQMYLAAVGGNPGLPSGTNPALVEMVVIGDCSTLGSSTILNVTEVTTAAAAYALQAFSGDYAHIGSSATNLTGIRNAMLDAQLIASTSTGIAPVLPSTQSTETTKLYTFADALASCVNSDGGSGCQPLFTAATPAGGSAPTDVWSAALDIVRNPGHNVTEVYNTLPAQVPFMPTLTSAPSDWTMTFSTSNANFTLPTAVAVDSLGNVWAGSANASIAGFTAQGASLAGSPYSHQSFAETFGVAIDGNDNVWATSEETPVRSSISKGSVFEWAAASSSSPGSLVNTIGDTTFSFPESIAWDTNGTMIVGNYYGGSAGGNATILDLSMNVLYTNVGLGYAPLVQGVVPDANHGVWFALNSSTMTTHAPLNSSVTPTQISCCDNGNAIASDPAGNLWVSNYGSSSVSEISPANTVLINQASGGGLASPSALVIDANGNLFVPNYHGASLSVIAGSLGAKTPASAISPAPGYGRDLSLIQPFATAVDASGNVWMTDRGANKIVMFFGLAAPTRTPMTAFPAVP; from the coding sequence ATGGACGCTCTCTCTCTTTCCCGCCTTGGCCGGCTCTCCCTCTTCGTGTGCGCGCTCGCTGCTGTCGCTCCGTTGACCGGCTGCGGCGTTGGCGCCATCAACTCTTCCAGCAGCGCACAAGCGCTGCAGGTCCACGGCACTATCATGGGCGGCAACCAGCCTGTCGCAGGCGCGACGATCCACCTCTACGCCGCCGGCAAAACGGGCTACGCCTCCGCCGCCACTGACCTGCTCACCCAGACGGTGACCACCGACCAGTTCGGCATGTTCAACCTCACCGGTCTGTACACCTGCGGCTCCGCCACGGACCAGATGTACCTCGCCGCCGTCGGTGGCAACCCCGGCCTGCCCAGCGGCACCAACCCCGCGCTGGTCGAGATGGTCGTGATCGGCGATTGCAGCACACTGGGCAGCAGCACGATCCTGAATGTTACGGAGGTGACGACAGCCGCAGCGGCCTATGCCCTGCAGGCGTTCTCGGGCGACTACGCTCACATCGGCTCCTCCGCGACGAACCTTACGGGCATCCGCAACGCCATGCTCGACGCGCAGTTGATCGCCTCGACTTCTACCGGCATTGCGCCTGTACTGCCCAGCACGCAGAGCACAGAAACAACCAAGCTCTACACCTTCGCCGACGCGTTGGCGAGCTGTGTGAACTCCGACGGCGGCTCGGGCTGCCAACCGCTCTTCACCGCCGCCACCCCAGCGGGCGGCTCCGCGCCGACGGACGTCTGGAGCGCGGCGCTGGACATCGTGCGCAACCCCGGACACAACGTCACCGAGGTCTACAACACGCTGCCAGCGCAGGTGCCCTTTATGCCGACGTTGACCAGCGCCCCCAGCGATTGGACGATGACCTTCAGCACCTCGAACGCCAACTTCACATTACCCACGGCGGTCGCTGTCGATAGCCTGGGCAATGTCTGGGCTGGCAGCGCCAACGCCAGCATCGCCGGCTTTACCGCGCAGGGCGCATCGCTCGCCGGCTCGCCCTACTCCCACCAGAGTTTCGCGGAGACCTTCGGTGTCGCGATCGACGGTAACGACAACGTCTGGGCCACGTCGGAAGAAACTCCCGTACGCAGCTCCATCAGCAAAGGCTCTGTCTTCGAGTGGGCTGCGGCCTCATCATCCTCCCCGGGATCCCTCGTCAACACCATCGGTGACACCACCTTCAGCTTCCCCGAGTCCATTGCCTGGGACACGAATGGAACCATGATCGTCGGCAATTACTACGGTGGCAGCGCGGGCGGCAACGCCACCATCCTCGACCTGAGCATGAACGTGCTCTACACGAACGTCGGGCTGGGCTACGCGCCGCTTGTTCAGGGGGTTGTTCCCGACGCCAATCACGGGGTGTGGTTCGCCCTGAACTCCAGCACCATGACCACGCACGCGCCGCTGAACAGTTCCGTCACTCCGACGCAGATCAGCTGCTGCGACAACGGCAACGCCATCGCCTCTGACCCCGCGGGCAACCTCTGGGTTTCCAATTACGGCAGCAGCTCCGTGAGCGAAATCTCGCCCGCCAATACGGTGCTGATCAATCAAGCCAGCGGTGGAGGTCTCGCCAGTCCGTCGGCACTCGTGATTGACGCCAACGGCAACCTCTTCGTTCCCAATTACCACGGGGCATCGCTTTCCGTGATCGCAGGCAGCCTTGGCGCGAAGACTCCCGCATCCGCCATCTCGCCCGCACCCGGCTATGGGCGAGACCTCTCGCTGATCCAGCCCTTCGCCACAGCGGTCGATGCAAGCGGCAATGTCTGGATGACCGACCGAGGAGCGAACAAGATCGTCATGTTCTTCGGCCTGGCGGCGCCCACCAGGACGCCGATGACGGCGTTCCCTGCCGTCCCCTAA
- a CDS encoding ABC transporter permease, with protein sequence MDTRDAFRMALDALWTNKLRTVLTLLGVVIGVASVIAVVTLVNGANVYVASKFNRYGADTYTISKQPSFMTSYQEYLRYQKRKNVTLDEYRYVQENCGHCQKVGAMQGATGKVVYKTQSTTDSTIRGYTSLMASMQNLDIVEGRDLTQSDEDHASRVAIIGQDIEDNVLRGEDPLGKEIRVDGVPYTVVGLAEKQGSTLGQSQDNFVAVPLTAYQKTYGTAKTLTIYVKAGNAPGAMETVGDELRVLMRGIRHDRPDELDSFNLDTSDTLAGFFSQITNSFGAVAVAIAAISLVVGGIVIMNIMLVSVTERTREIGVRKALGARRGDILKQFLMESATMAFVGGLIGVATGIAGAKGITYLIDFPSTIALWSVFVGLGVAISIGIFFGVYPARKAADLDPIVALRSEF encoded by the coding sequence ATGGATACTCGCGACGCATTCCGCATGGCGCTGGACGCGCTCTGGACGAACAAACTTCGCACCGTGCTCACACTGCTGGGCGTGGTGATCGGTGTTGCCTCGGTGATTGCCGTGGTCACGCTGGTCAACGGTGCGAACGTTTACGTTGCATCGAAGTTCAACCGCTACGGAGCGGACACGTACACCATCTCCAAGCAGCCGAGCTTCATGACGAGCTATCAGGAGTACCTGCGCTATCAGAAGCGCAAGAACGTGACGCTGGACGAGTATCGCTATGTGCAGGAAAACTGCGGACACTGCCAGAAGGTCGGCGCGATGCAGGGCGCGACGGGCAAAGTGGTTTACAAGACGCAGAGCACGACGGATTCGACGATCCGCGGCTACACATCGCTGATGGCGTCCATGCAGAACCTCGACATCGTCGAGGGCCGCGACCTGACGCAGAGTGATGAAGACCATGCGTCGCGCGTCGCCATCATCGGGCAGGACATTGAAGACAACGTGCTGCGCGGCGAAGATCCGCTGGGCAAAGAGATCCGCGTCGATGGCGTGCCGTACACGGTGGTTGGCCTTGCGGAGAAGCAGGGCTCGACGCTCGGGCAGTCGCAGGACAACTTTGTCGCCGTGCCGTTGACCGCGTACCAGAAGACCTACGGCACGGCGAAGACGCTCACGATCTACGTGAAGGCCGGCAACGCGCCCGGTGCGATGGAGACTGTGGGCGATGAGTTGCGCGTGCTGATGCGCGGCATTCGGCACGATCGCCCGGATGAGCTGGACAGCTTCAACCTCGACACTTCGGACACGCTTGCAGGGTTCTTCTCGCAGATCACCAACTCCTTCGGCGCGGTGGCCGTGGCGATTGCGGCGATCTCGCTGGTGGTCGGCGGCATCGTCATCATGAACATCATGCTGGTCTCGGTAACTGAGCGGACGCGCGAAATCGGCGTGCGCAAGGCGCTGGGCGCCCGGCGCGGCGACATCCTCAAGCAGTTTCTGATGGAGAGCGCGACGATGGCCTTTGTCGGCGGCTTGATCGGCGTGGCCACGGGCATCGCGGGTGCGAAAGGCATTACGTACCTCATTGATTTCCCCTCGACGATCGCCCTGTGGAGCGTCTTCGTAGGGCTTGGTGTGGCGATCAGCATTGGCATTTTCTTTGGGGTGTATCCCGCGCGCAAGGCGGCGGACCTGGACCCGATTGTGGCGTTGAGGAGTGAGTTTTGA
- a CDS encoding four helix bundle protein yields MTSVVSEEWKVISDDESFDITRFRCVAEVDGFGKGRVCCHAGFPVDERFGLTNQLRRAAVSVPSNIAEGRGRLSAGEFVHFLGIARGSVLEVETQLELALSFGFGDPETLLDTQALATELGVILNASIATLREQKHIKRTANS; encoded by the coding sequence TTGACGTCAGTCGTCAGTGAAGAGTGGAAAGTCATAAGTGATGATGAGAGCTTCGACATTACGAGATTCCGTTGCGTGGCAGAAGTCGATGGCTTTGGCAAAGGCCGTGTATGTTGCCACGCGGGATTTCCGGTGGATGAGCGATTCGGTTTGACGAACCAACTGCGCCGCGCGGCCGTCTCTGTGCCGAGCAATATTGCGGAAGGCCGCGGTAGGCTCTCCGCAGGAGAGTTTGTTCATTTCCTGGGCATCGCCAGAGGCTCGGTATTAGAGGTCGAGACGCAACTTGAACTCGCACTCTCGTTCGGCTTTGGCGACCCTGAGACGCTACTCGATACCCAGGCACTGGCAACGGAACTTGGAGTGATTCTGAATGCATCGATTGCAACTCTTCGCGAACAGAAACATATCAAGCGAACCGCGAACTCATAA
- a CDS encoding ABC transporter permease gives MKATDQRESVRMALDTLRANKLRSSLTILGIVIGVMTVIAISSVINGLNSSVSSMVESLGSNVLWVFRFQFGMGRPTAEELARKQFTYDDMTALSELPHVTAASASLRYQNFQFNAGSTIGKYKGHKVENLSLEGDTVSVQQVYDWNLKDGRYFTQNEQERAADVVVLGHDAAEDLFQGEEPIGKEVDIAGRYFTVIGVVDKQKQAFGGGKNPDDSFAYFPITTFHKLHPEVLDYWISVKFDDQKNRPLVEDEMRELLRRRRKVRNEQNDNFAIFGADSITRLWNQVTASLFLLMFGLSSMGLMVGGVGVMNIMLVSVTERTREIGVRKAIGATKKIILLQFTLEAIVLCAIGGVIGITMGALIALVLKIFLPSEISLLWVTFAFFASCLIGLVFGVYPAWKAANLDPIEALRYE, from the coding sequence ATGAAAGCCACCGATCAACGCGAATCCGTACGCATGGCGCTCGACACGCTGCGCGCCAACAAGCTGCGCTCGAGCCTCACCATCCTCGGCATCGTTATCGGTGTGATGACGGTGATCGCGATTTCGTCGGTGATCAACGGGCTGAACTCGTCGGTGAGCAGCATGGTGGAGTCGCTGGGCAGCAACGTGCTGTGGGTCTTCCGCTTTCAGTTCGGCATGGGCCGGCCGACCGCCGAAGAACTCGCACGCAAACAGTTCACCTACGACGACATGACGGCGCTGAGCGAGCTTCCGCATGTGACGGCGGCCTCGGCCTCCCTGCGGTATCAGAACTTCCAGTTCAACGCGGGCTCGACGATCGGCAAATACAAGGGCCACAAGGTGGAGAACCTGTCGCTGGAGGGGGACACCGTCAGCGTGCAGCAGGTGTACGACTGGAACCTGAAGGACGGGCGCTACTTCACGCAGAATGAGCAGGAGCGCGCAGCAGATGTCGTCGTGCTGGGTCACGACGCGGCTGAAGATCTCTTCCAGGGCGAAGAGCCGATCGGCAAAGAGGTCGATATCGCTGGTCGTTACTTCACGGTGATCGGCGTCGTGGACAAGCAGAAGCAGGCCTTTGGCGGCGGCAAGAACCCTGACGACAGCTTCGCGTACTTTCCGATTACGACCTTTCACAAGCTGCATCCCGAGGTGCTGGACTACTGGATTTCGGTGAAGTTCGATGACCAGAAAAACCGCCCGCTGGTGGAGGACGAGATGCGCGAGCTGCTGCGTCGTCGCCGCAAGGTGCGCAACGAGCAGAACGACAATTTCGCGATCTTCGGCGCGGACTCCATCACGCGCTTGTGGAACCAGGTGACCGCATCGCTCTTTCTGCTGATGTTCGGCTTGAGCTCGATGGGCTTGATGGTGGGCGGAGTCGGCGTGATGAACATCATGCTCGTGTCCGTGACCGAACGCACGCGTGAGATCGGCGTGCGAAAGGCCATCGGTGCGACGAAGAAGATCATCCTGCTGCAGTTCACGCTGGAGGCGATTGTGCTCTGCGCGATCGGCGGTGTCATCGGCATTACGATGGGTGCGCTGATCGCGTTGGTGCTGAAGATCTTCCTGCCGAGCGAGATCTCGCTGCTTTGGGTGACCTTTGCGTTCTTCGCTTCGTGCCTGATCGGCTTGGTCTTTGGCGTCTATCCCGCGTGGAAAGCCGCGAATCTGGATCCAATCGAAGCCCTGCGGTACGAGTGA
- the hpnI gene encoding bacteriohopanetetrol glucosamine biosynthesis glycosyltransferase HpnI: MDVAATFSTGAELFAGLITISGIAYNALALLGARAFVRDTRTARKAAPFLPSVSILKPVKGIDPRMYAGFVSHCQQQYGGEFEIVFGVSSLDDPAVAEIVRLREEFPNVAIQLIECAQRMGTSGKVSNLIQMLPAAQFEHIVVNDGDILVGPQYLTEIMRPFADAKVGLVTAPYIGLSTRTTWSKLEALGISTDFMPGVLTARKLEGSIRFGLGSTLATTKTALATIGGFESLVDQLADDYELGARLAAQGYRVELAPEVVETDVPAYTLRGYLDHQLRWARSTRDSRRAGYIGLGITYVLPWAVLAVVASGAALWSIALLSFALFVRVTVALTIGVGLLKDVQVIRDLWLLPLRDFSGLFIWGWSYSSDVIVWRGEKFRLHQGKLERVAEEAK, translated from the coding sequence ATGGATGTCGCCGCAACTTTCTCGACGGGAGCCGAGCTCTTCGCCGGGCTCATCACGATCTCCGGCATCGCCTACAACGCGCTTGCGCTGTTGGGTGCACGTGCCTTCGTGCGCGACACCCGCACGGCGCGCAAAGCCGCGCCATTCCTGCCTTCTGTCAGCATCCTGAAGCCCGTCAAAGGCATTGACCCGCGCATGTATGCGGGCTTTGTCAGCCATTGCCAGCAGCAGTATGGCGGCGAGTTCGAAATCGTCTTTGGCGTCAGCTCGCTCGACGATCCGGCGGTCGCTGAGATCGTTCGCCTGCGCGAAGAGTTCCCCAACGTCGCGATTCAGCTCATCGAGTGCGCGCAGCGAATGGGCACCAGCGGCAAGGTCTCGAACCTCATCCAGATGCTGCCTGCCGCGCAGTTCGAGCACATCGTCGTCAACGATGGCGACATCCTCGTCGGTCCGCAGTACCTCACCGAAATCATGCGCCCGTTCGCAGACGCGAAGGTCGGCCTCGTCACCGCGCCGTACATCGGCCTCTCCACACGCACCACGTGGAGCAAGCTCGAAGCGCTCGGCATCTCTACGGACTTTATGCCCGGCGTGCTCACCGCGCGCAAACTCGAAGGCAGCATCCGCTTCGGTCTCGGGTCTACACTTGCGACGACGAAGACTGCGCTCGCCACCATTGGCGGCTTCGAGTCCCTCGTTGACCAGCTTGCCGACGACTACGAACTTGGCGCTCGCCTCGCAGCCCAGGGCTATCGTGTGGAGCTCGCACCCGAGGTTGTCGAGACCGATGTGCCTGCGTATACGCTGCGCGGATACCTCGACCATCAACTGCGCTGGGCACGCTCCACGCGCGACTCACGGCGCGCCGGGTACATCGGCCTGGGCATCACTTACGTGCTGCCGTGGGCGGTGCTCGCGGTCGTGGCCAGCGGCGCGGCACTGTGGAGCATCGCACTGCTCAGCTTTGCACTCTTCGTGCGCGTCACCGTCGCGCTCACGATCGGCGTAGGCCTGCTGAAGGATGTGCAGGTGATCCGCGACCTGTGGCTGCTGCCCCTGCGCGACTTCTCCGGCCTCTTCATCTGGGGGTGGAGCTACAGCAGCGATGTCATCGTGTGGCGTGGTGAGAAGTTTCGCCTGCATCAAGGCAAGTTGGAGCGGGTGGCAGAAGAGGCGAAGTAG
- a CDS encoding DUF1003 domain-containing protein, with translation MACNKEELKHVPLFSLLDDEELAVLAAQVEMREFAPKQRIYKTGELSERAYVMLEGAVRVTLLDEDGQEVTFSEPHHGDIFGFASMLDHTEHKTTAYAVDSSRCIEVDRNDLSALLAAKPQSGIDMLTVLAREIHQTQAIVRSRSAKSPNELIDEEETVGARIADRVARFGGSWTFIIIFIVTLTVYTLVNIILRGRAWDPYPFILLNLFLSMLAAIQAPVIMMSQNRQDTKDRVRSELDFEVNRRAEREVQELGRRLNFLSEQMSDLEERTRTDAKPQR, from the coding sequence ATGGCCTGCAACAAAGAAGAACTGAAGCACGTTCCCCTCTTCTCGCTACTCGACGACGAAGAGCTGGCCGTACTCGCCGCACAGGTGGAGATGCGCGAATTTGCGCCCAAGCAACGCATCTATAAGACCGGCGAGCTCAGCGAGCGCGCCTACGTCATGCTCGAAGGCGCCGTCCGCGTTACCCTGCTCGACGAAGATGGCCAAGAGGTCACCTTCTCCGAGCCACACCACGGCGACATCTTCGGCTTCGCTTCCATGCTCGACCACACCGAGCACAAGACGACGGCCTACGCGGTCGACAGCAGCCGCTGCATCGAGGTCGATCGCAATGATCTCTCTGCGCTTCTCGCGGCCAAGCCGCAGTCGGGCATCGACATGCTCACCGTGCTGGCGCGTGAGATCCACCAGACGCAGGCCATCGTTCGTTCGCGCTCCGCGAAGAGCCCCAACGAACTTATCGACGAGGAAGAGACCGTAGGCGCGCGCATTGCCGATCGCGTTGCCCGCTTCGGCGGTTCGTGGACCTTCATCATCATCTTCATCGTCACGCTCACGGTCTACACGCTCGTCAACATCATCCTTCGCGGACGCGCGTGGGACCCGTACCCATTCATCCTGCTCAACCTCTTCCTCTCCATGCTCGCCGCGATTCAAGCGCCGGTGATCATGATGAGCCAGAACCGCCAGGACACGAAGGACCGCGTGCGCTCGGAGCTCGACTTCGAAGTGAATCGCCGCGCAGAACGCGAAGTGCAGGAGCTTGGCCGCCGTCTCAACTTCCTGAGCGAGCAGATGAGCGACCTCGAAGAGCGCACGCGCACAGACGCCAAACCGCAGCGCTAA